The following coding sequences lie in one Streptomyces sp. NBC_00510 genomic window:
- a CDS encoding CoA pyrophosphatase — translation MTQARPDIEDVTVDREGLPSWLGPVVRAVDGVRPEQLSRFLPPPSGGRPSAVLILLGAGAEGPELLLMERAASLRSHAGQPSFPGGALDPEDGDPEGEGPLRAALREAWEETGLDPSGVQVFGVLPRLYIPVSDFVVTPVLGWWRTPSPVGAVDLAETARVFTVPVADLTDPANRAMVTHPSGFQGPAFLVRDALVWGFTAGLIDRILHHAGWERPWDRAKTVPLG, via the coding sequence GTGACGCAGGCACGACCCGACATCGAGGACGTCACGGTCGACCGCGAGGGGCTGCCGTCCTGGCTCGGCCCGGTGGTCCGCGCGGTCGACGGCGTACGGCCCGAGCAGCTCAGCCGCTTCCTGCCGCCGCCGAGCGGCGGCCGTCCCTCCGCCGTCCTCATCCTCCTCGGCGCGGGCGCCGAGGGGCCCGAGCTGCTCCTGATGGAGCGGGCGGCCTCCCTGCGCTCGCACGCGGGGCAGCCCTCCTTCCCGGGCGGCGCGCTCGACCCGGAGGACGGCGACCCGGAGGGCGAGGGGCCGCTGCGGGCGGCGCTGCGCGAGGCCTGGGAGGAGACCGGCCTCGACCCGTCGGGGGTGCAGGTCTTCGGGGTGCTTCCGCGGCTCTACATCCCGGTGAGCGATTTCGTCGTGACGCCGGTCCTCGGCTGGTGGCGTACGCCGTCCCCGGTGGGAGCGGTCGACCTGGCCGAGACCGCACGGGTGTTCACCGTCCCCGTGGCGGATCTCACCGATCCCGCCAACCGGGCCATGGTGACGCATCCCAGCGGCTTCCAGGGGCCCGCGTTCCTGGTGCGGGACGCCCTGGTGTGGGGTTTCACCGCGGGCCTGATCGACCGGATCCTCCACCACGCGGGCTGGGAACGACCCTGGGATCGTGCAAAGACGGTCCCGCTGGGTTGA
- a CDS encoding MarP family serine protease, with protein MNVLDIVLLLAAVWFAVVGYRQGFIVGVMSVVGFLGGGLVAVYVLPAIWNAVTDNAQPGTVAVVAAVVLIIVCASVGQAFTTHLGNKVRTHVSWSPARAIDAIGGALVNVLAMLLVAWLIGSALATTTTLPSLGREVRSSRVLLGVAQVVPREANNWFADFSSVLAQNGLPQVFSPFGNEPITAVPAPDPALAESAVVGRARRSIVKVVGTAPSCGKVLEGTGFVFAPHRVMTNAHVVGGVDNPTVQIGGEGRVYDGKVVLYDWQRDIAVIDVPSLDAPALSFSTTDAGSRDDAIVAGFPENGGFDVRAARVRGRIPASGPDIYHRGTVERDVYSLYTLVRQGNSGGPLLTPEGRVYGVVFAKSLDDADTGYALTADEVQPDVQAGRTANRQVDTQGCAL; from the coding sequence GTGAATGTGCTGGACATCGTGCTGCTGCTGGCCGCCGTGTGGTTCGCGGTCGTGGGCTACCGCCAGGGATTCATCGTCGGCGTGATGTCGGTGGTCGGATTCCTCGGCGGTGGTCTCGTCGCGGTCTACGTGCTGCCCGCGATCTGGAACGCGGTCACCGACAACGCGCAGCCCGGCACGGTGGCGGTCGTCGCGGCGGTGGTCCTGATCATCGTGTGCGCGTCGGTGGGCCAGGCCTTCACCACGCACCTCGGCAACAAGGTCCGTACGCACGTCAGCTGGTCACCGGCGCGGGCGATCGACGCCATCGGCGGCGCCCTGGTGAACGTCCTGGCGATGCTGTTGGTCGCCTGGCTCATCGGCTCCGCGCTCGCCACGACGACCACGCTGCCCAGCCTCGGCCGTGAGGTCCGCTCCTCCCGGGTGCTGCTGGGGGTGGCGCAGGTCGTGCCGCGCGAGGCCAACAACTGGTTCGCCGACTTCAGTTCGGTGCTCGCGCAGAACGGACTGCCGCAGGTCTTCTCGCCGTTCGGCAACGAGCCGATCACCGCCGTCCCCGCTCCCGACCCGGCGCTCGCCGAGAGCGCGGTCGTCGGCCGTGCGCGGCGCAGCATCGTCAAGGTCGTCGGCACCGCACCGAGCTGCGGCAAGGTGCTGGAGGGCACCGGCTTCGTCTTCGCGCCCCACCGGGTGATGACCAACGCCCACGTCGTCGGCGGCGTCGACAACCCGACCGTGCAGATCGGCGGCGAGGGCCGGGTGTACGACGGCAAGGTCGTGCTCTACGACTGGCAGCGCGACATCGCCGTCATCGACGTACCGTCCCTGGACGCGCCCGCGTTGTCCTTCAGCACCACCGACGCCGGGTCACGGGACGACGCCATCGTCGCCGGCTTCCCGGAGAACGGCGGCTTCGACGTGCGTGCCGCCCGGGTACGCGGCCGCATCCCCGCCTCGGGCCCGGACATCTACCACCGGGGCACCGTCGAGCGCGACGTCTACTCGCTGTACACGCTCGTCCGCCAGGGCAACTCCGGCGGACCGCTGCTCACCCCCGAGGGGCGGGTCTACGGCGTGGTGTTCGCCAAGTCCCTCGACGACGCGGACACCGGCTACGCCCTGACGGCCGACGAGGTCCAGCCGGACGTCCAGGCCGGGCGTACGGCGAACCGGCAGGTCGACACCCAGGGCTGTGCCCTGTAG
- a CDS encoding DUF4177 domain-containing protein yields MTKWEYATVPLLVHATKQILDTWGEDGWELVQVVPGPNNPEQLVAYFKREKNA; encoded by the coding sequence ATGACGAAGTGGGAATACGCGACCGTGCCGCTGCTGGTGCACGCGACGAAGCAGATCCTGGACACCTGGGGCGAGGACGGCTGGGAGCTCGTCCAGGTCGTGCCGGGCCCGAACAACCCCGAGCAGCTGGTGGCGTACTTCAAGCGGGAGAAGAACGCGTGA
- a CDS encoding Crp/Fnr family transcriptional regulator: MDDVLRRAPLFAALDDEQAAELRASMTEVTLARGDSLFHEGEPGDRLYVVTEGKVKLHRTSPDGRENMLAVVGPGELIGELSLFDPGPRTATATALTEVKLLGLGHGDLQPWLNARPEVSTALLRAVARRLRRTNDVMSDLVFSDVPGRVAKALLDLSRRFGVQSEEGIHVVHDLTQEELAQLVGASRETVNKALADFAGRGWLRLEARAVILLDVERLAKRSR, translated from the coding sequence GTGGACGACGTTCTGCGGCGCGCACCGCTTTTCGCGGCGCTCGACGATGAGCAGGCCGCTGAACTGCGCGCCTCCATGACGGAGGTCACGCTCGCGCGTGGCGACTCGCTGTTCCACGAGGGGGAACCCGGGGACCGGCTGTACGTCGTCACCGAGGGCAAGGTGAAGCTGCACCGCACCTCCCCCGACGGCCGCGAGAACATGCTCGCCGTCGTCGGCCCCGGCGAGCTGATCGGTGAGCTGTCGCTCTTCGACCCCGGCCCGCGCACCGCCACCGCCACCGCGCTGACCGAGGTCAAGCTCCTCGGCCTCGGCCACGGCGACCTGCAGCCGTGGCTCAACGCCCGCCCCGAGGTCTCCACCGCGCTGCTGCGCGCCGTCGCCCGGCGCCTGCGCCGCACCAACGACGTCATGTCCGACCTGGTCTTCTCCGACGTCCCGGGCCGCGTCGCCAAGGCGCTGCTGGACCTGTCGCGCCGCTTCGGCGTGCAGTCCGAGGAGGGCATCCACGTCGTCCACGACCTCACGCAGGAGGAGCTCGCCCAGCTGGTGGGCGCCTCCCGCGAGACCGTCAACAAGGCCCTCGCCGACTTCGCGGGCCGCGGCTGGCTGCGCCTGGAGGCGCGGGCGGTCATCCTGCTGGACGTCGAGCGGCTGGCGAAGCGCTCGCGCTGA
- a CDS encoding MBL fold metallo-hydrolase, which translates to MTSALQPGKPRAEVGGRATARAVCVLAPNPSPMTLDGTNTWLVSEPDSELAVVIDPGPLDEGHLNNVVSTAHSLGKRIALTLLTHGHPDHAEGAGRFAELTGTAVRALDPALRLGDEGLSAGDVVTTGGLELRVVPTPGHTADSLSFHLPADRAVLTGDTVLGRGTTVVAHPDGRLGDYLDSLRRLQALTMHDGVATVLPGHGPVLADARGAVEFYLAHRAHRLAQVETAVEQGLATPSEVVAHVYADVDRALWPAAELSVRAQLDYLLEHGLI; encoded by the coding sequence ATGACCTCGGCCCTTCAGCCCGGCAAGCCCCGCGCGGAGGTCGGGGGCCGGGCGACCGCCCGCGCGGTGTGCGTGCTCGCGCCGAACCCCTCGCCCATGACGCTGGACGGCACGAACACCTGGCTCGTCTCCGAGCCGGACTCCGAGCTCGCCGTCGTCATCGACCCGGGGCCGCTCGACGAGGGCCACCTGAACAACGTGGTCTCCACCGCGCACTCCCTCGGCAAGCGGATCGCCCTCACCCTGCTCACCCACGGCCACCCCGACCACGCCGAGGGCGCGGGCCGCTTCGCCGAGCTGACGGGGACGGCGGTGCGCGCCCTCGACCCGGCGCTGCGCCTGGGCGACGAGGGCCTGTCCGCGGGCGACGTCGTCACCACCGGAGGTCTGGAACTGCGCGTCGTGCCCACCCCCGGGCACACCGCGGACTCGCTCTCCTTCCACCTGCCCGCCGACCGGGCCGTGCTCACCGGCGACACCGTCCTCGGCCGTGGCACCACGGTCGTCGCCCACCCCGACGGGCGGCTGGGTGACTACCTGGACTCCCTGCGCCGGCTGCAGGCGCTCACGATGCACGACGGCGTCGCCACCGTCCTGCCCGGCCACGGCCCGGTCCTGGCCGACGCCCGGGGCGCGGTCGAGTTCTACCTCGCCCACCGCGCCCACCGCCTCGCCCAGGTCGAGACGGCCGTCGAGCAGGGCCTCGCGACCCCCTCCGAGGTCGTCGCGCACGTCTACGCGGACGTCGACCGCGCCTTGTGGCCGGCCGCCGAGCTGTCGGTGCGGGCGCAGCTGGACTACCTGCTGGAGCACGGGCTGATCTGA
- a CDS encoding RidA family protein produces the protein MSAVEQRLAELGLELPAVAAPLAAYVPAVRSGAYVFTAGQLPLVEGKLTCTGKVGAEVTADEAKQLARTCALNALAAVRSVVGDLDRVKRVVKVVGFVASAPDFTGQPAVVNGASELLGEVLGEKGVHARSAVGVAVLPLDAPVEVEIQVEVED, from the coding sequence GTGAGCGCGGTCGAGCAGCGGCTGGCGGAACTGGGGCTGGAGCTCCCCGCGGTGGCCGCCCCGCTCGCCGCGTACGTCCCGGCCGTCCGGTCCGGTGCGTACGTCTTCACCGCGGGCCAGCTGCCGCTCGTCGAGGGCAAGCTGACCTGCACCGGCAAGGTCGGCGCCGAGGTCACCGCGGACGAGGCCAAGCAACTCGCCCGTACCTGCGCGCTCAACGCCCTGGCCGCGGTCCGCTCCGTCGTGGGTGACCTCGACCGCGTCAAGCGCGTCGTGAAGGTCGTCGGCTTCGTCGCCTCCGCCCCCGACTTCACCGGGCAGCCTGCCGTCGTCAACGGCGCGAGCGAGCTGCTCGGCGAGGTCCTCGGCGAGAAGGGCGTGCACGCCCGCAGCGCCGTCGGCGTGGCCGTCCTGCCGCTCGACGCGCCGGTCGAGGTCGAGATCCAGGTCGAGGTCGAGGACTGA
- a CDS encoding ATPase produces the protein MRLHIVTGKGGTGKTTVAAALALALAAEGRRTLLTEVEGRQGIAQLFETEALPYEERKIAVAPGGGEVYALAIDAEQALLDYLDMFYKLGRAGRALKKLGAIDFATTVAPGLRDVLLTGKVCEAVRRKDRAGWRSYDAVVLDAPPTGRITRFLNVNDEVAGLARFGPIHNQAQAVMRVMKSPETAVHLVTLLEEMPVQETVDGVAELREAGLPTGAVVINMVRPVVMDGAAVASARDGQRTAIAKALSQAGLGGARRGGLAERLVDPLLAQAHEHAERVALERAQREELAALGLPAYELELMGDGVDLGGLYRLAENLRKQGLGVA, from the coding sequence GTGAGGCTCCACATCGTGACGGGCAAGGGCGGTACCGGCAAGACGACGGTCGCCGCCGCGCTGGCACTCGCCCTCGCCGCCGAGGGTCGACGGACACTGCTGACGGAGGTGGAGGGACGGCAGGGCATCGCACAGCTCTTCGAGACCGAGGCCCTCCCCTACGAGGAGCGCAAGATCGCCGTGGCCCCGGGCGGCGGCGAGGTGTACGCCCTGGCCATCGACGCCGAACAGGCGCTGCTGGACTACCTCGACATGTTCTACAAGCTCGGCCGGGCCGGCCGGGCCCTGAAGAAGCTGGGCGCGATCGACTTCGCCACCACCGTGGCGCCGGGACTGCGCGACGTCCTGCTGACCGGCAAGGTCTGCGAGGCCGTGCGCCGCAAGGACCGGGCGGGCTGGCGGTCGTACGACGCGGTGGTGCTGGACGCGCCGCCGACGGGGCGGATCACGCGCTTCCTCAACGTCAACGACGAGGTCGCCGGCCTGGCCCGGTTCGGCCCGATACACAATCAGGCGCAGGCCGTGATGAGGGTGATGAAGTCCCCGGAGACGGCGGTGCACCTGGTCACCCTCCTGGAGGAGATGCCGGTCCAGGAGACCGTGGACGGCGTGGCCGAGCTGCGCGAGGCGGGGCTGCCGACCGGGGCCGTGGTCATCAACATGGTGCGCCCCGTGGTGATGGACGGCGCGGCCGTGGCCTCGGCGCGCGACGGGCAGCGCACGGCGATCGCCAAGGCGCTCTCCCAGGCCGGGCTGGGCGGCGCGCGGCGCGGCGGCCTCGCGGAGCGGCTCGTCGACCCGCTGCTGGCGCAGGCGCACGAGCACGCCGAGCGCGTGGCCCTGGAACGGGCCCAGCGCGAGGAACTGGCCGCGCTGGGGCTGCCCGCGTACGAGCTGGAGCTGATGGGCGACGGGGTCGATCTCGGCGGGTTGTACAGATTGGCTGAAAATCTGCGGAAGCAGGGGCTGGGGGTCGCATGA
- the nth gene encoding endonuclease III, with protein sequence MSEQPARATPGGRARASGKPESRLAMVRRARRINRELAEVYPYAHPELDFENPFQLLVATVLSAQTTDLRVNQTTPALFAKYPTPEDLAAADPEELEQILRPTGFFRAKARALLGLSAALRDTFGGEVPGRLEDLVTLPGVGRKTANVVLGNAFGVPGLTVDTHFQRLVHRFGWTGAKEPEKIEQDIMAIFPKSEWTMLSHRLIFHGRRMCHARRPACGVCPIAPLCPSYGEGETDPEKAKKLLKYEMGGGPGQRLKPPPGFPGTAAPPLEVE encoded by the coding sequence GTGAGCGAACAGCCCGCCCGGGCGACGCCCGGCGGCCGCGCGCGGGCGTCCGGCAAGCCCGAGTCGCGGCTCGCGATGGTCCGCAGGGCCCGGCGGATCAACCGCGAGCTCGCCGAGGTGTACCCGTACGCCCACCCCGAGCTCGACTTCGAGAACCCCTTCCAGTTGCTCGTCGCCACGGTGCTCTCGGCCCAGACGACCGACCTGAGGGTCAACCAGACCACCCCCGCGCTGTTCGCGAAGTACCCGACGCCGGAGGACCTGGCGGCCGCCGACCCGGAGGAGCTGGAGCAGATCCTCCGTCCCACCGGCTTCTTCCGCGCCAAGGCGCGGGCGCTGCTCGGTCTGTCGGCGGCGCTCCGTGACACCTTCGGCGGCGAGGTGCCCGGCCGGCTGGAGGACCTGGTCACGCTGCCCGGCGTGGGCCGCAAGACGGCCAACGTGGTGCTCGGCAACGCCTTCGGCGTCCCCGGCCTCACCGTGGACACCCACTTCCAGCGGCTGGTCCACCGTTTCGGCTGGACCGGCGCGAAGGAGCCGGAGAAGATCGAGCAGGACATCATGGCGATCTTCCCGAAGAGCGAGTGGACGATGCTCTCGCACCGTCTGATCTTCCACGGCCGCCGGATGTGCCACGCCCGCCGCCCCGCCTGCGGCGTCTGCCCGATCGCGCCGCTGTGCCCGTCGTACGGCGAGGGCGAGACGGATCCGGAGAAGGCGAAGAAGCTGCTGAAGTACGAGATGGGCGGTGGCCCGGGGCAGCGGCTCAAGCCGCCGCCGGGATTCCCGGGCACGGCGGCGCCGCCGCTGGAGGTGGAGTGA
- a CDS encoding NUDIX hydrolase, translating into MTTTNGQWFPASWPERIRALTAGTLEPVVPRRAATVLLLRDADGGPAVHMLRRRASMAFAAGAYAYPGGGVDPRDERPVAWAGPPPPTWAARLGEGLDPAAAQAIVCAAVRETFEESGVLLAGPDEGSVVADTTGEDWEADRRALVSRELSFADFLARRSLVLRSDLLGPWARWITPEFEERRYDTWFFVTALPPGQRTRDVSGEADRTVWLRPAEAVAGYDRGEMTMLPPTIATLRELLPYDSASAALAGAADGRDLTPVLARATLVGEEIVLTWPGHEEFTKRMGAAE; encoded by the coding sequence ATGACCACCACGAACGGCCAGTGGTTCCCGGCGAGCTGGCCCGAGCGCATCCGCGCCCTCACCGCGGGCACCCTGGAGCCCGTCGTGCCGCGCCGTGCGGCGACCGTCCTGCTGCTGCGGGACGCCGACGGCGGCCCCGCCGTGCACATGCTGCGGCGCCGGGCCTCGATGGCCTTCGCCGCGGGCGCGTACGCCTATCCCGGTGGCGGTGTGGACCCGCGCGACGAGCGTCCGGTGGCCTGGGCGGGACCCCCGCCGCCGACCTGGGCCGCCCGGCTGGGCGAGGGCCTGGACCCCGCCGCCGCGCAGGCGATCGTGTGCGCGGCCGTGCGCGAGACCTTCGAGGAGTCAGGCGTGCTGCTGGCCGGGCCCGACGAGGGGTCCGTCGTCGCGGACACCACCGGCGAGGACTGGGAGGCCGACCGGCGCGCCCTGGTCTCGCGGGAGCTGTCCTTCGCCGACTTCCTCGCCCGCCGTTCCCTGGTGCTCCGCTCCGACCTGCTCGGCCCGTGGGCCCGCTGGATCACCCCGGAGTTCGAGGAGCGCCGTTACGACACCTGGTTCTTCGTGACCGCGCTCCCGCCCGGCCAGCGCACCCGCGACGTGTCGGGCGAGGCGGACCGCACGGTGTGGCTGCGGCCCGCCGAGGCCGTGGCCGGTTACGACCGCGGCGAGATGACCATGCTGCCGCCGACGATCGCGACGCTGCGGGAGCTGCTGCCGTACGACTCGGCGTCAGCGGCCCTGGCGGGCGCCGCGGACGGGCGCGACCTCACCCCGGTGCTGGCTCGGGCCACGCTGGTGGGCGAGGAGATCGTGCTGACCTGGCCCGGCCACGAGGAGTTCACCAAGCGCATGGGAGCCGCCGAATGA